Part of the Propionimicrobium sp. PCR01-08-3 genome, TCGACCGTGACCTCGCGGCCGATTGTCTATGTTGATACGTCTGCTCTGGGCGCGCTGCTCATCGACCAGCCAGAGAGCAATGCGCTTCTGCGCTGGCTCGATCAGACATCGGGCACACTCGTTTCCAGCGATCTACTCGAGACAGAGTTGCGCCGACTCGCGGTTCGAGAAGACCTCGATCAATCGGACGCGACCGTATTGCTTGATGGCGTGGCGCTCGCCGCACTTGACCGGGCGATCTACCGCAACGCGGGTTTCTTGCCGATGCGGTATTTGCGAGCCTTGGATGCATTGCATGTGGAGGCAGCCATTCGGCTCAACGCCGATGCGATTCTCACTTACGATCACCGGCTCCGCGACGCAGCCCAATCGATAGGGCTGGACGTCATCTCGCCTGGGAGCGAAGATTAGCCGAGCGCGCGGGTGGGTATAGCTCCTGCTGACAGGACTTTGTAATGCAAATCGTGTCGGAACCCTATTTCGTGGCCGTGAACAAATGGCCGGGTGCTGTGAGGTCAGACAGAATCCACTAGGGTGAGGGCTGATTCTGGCGTTCATGTTGCAAGGGGAGCATCTGCCGTATGTCCGTATCCACCGACCTGGATGTTGCGCCGGGGTCCATCATCCAGGTCAGAGACGAAGAGTGGCTTGTCACTTCGGTGGACAGCACGGCCGACGGCCAGCTACTGCAGGTGACCGGTACCTCCGAATTGGTGCGGGGCACCACCGCGAACTTCTACCCGAGTATCGATCGGGTGGTCCCGCTCAATCCCGCGGACGCCCGGGTGATCGCCGACGCGTCGCCGCATTACCGCAAAGCCCGGCTGTGGCTGGAGTCGACCATCCGCAAGACCGCGACTCCCGCCAACCTTCCCGATATGGTGGTCTCCGATGGTGCACTGGCTGATCCGCTGCCGTACCAGCACACCGCCGTCGAGAAGGCCCTCGACCCCAACCACCTGCGCACCCGCATCCTGCTGGCCGATGCCGTCGGCCTGGGCAAGACGCTTGAGATCGGCATGATCTTGTCCGAGCTGATCCGCCGGGGCCGCGGCGAACGCATCCTGATCGTCTGCCCGCGCCACGTGCTCGAGCAGACCCAGAACGAAATGTGGTCTCGCTTCGATATCCCGTTCGTCCGGCTCGACTCGCTGGGCGTGCAGCGGGTGAAGCAGAAGATCCCCGCCAACCGCAATCCGTTCACCTTTTACAAGCGGGTCATCATCTCCATCGACACCCTCAAACAGGACCGCTTCGCAGGCGACCTGCGCAAACATCACTGGGATATAGTGGTCATCGACGAGTCGCACAATGTGACGAACTCGTCGTCCAAGAACAATTCGCTGGCGCGGGTGCTCGCCCCCAACACCGACGCCATGATCCTCGCCTCGGCGACCCCGCACAACGGCAAAAAGGAATCCTTCGCCGAACTCATCCGGCTGCTGGAGCCGACCGCGGTCAGCCCTGCGGGCGACCTCAACCCCGACGACCTGAAGTCTTTGGTGGTGCGCCGGCACCGCAATTCGGACGAGGTGGCCAGCGTGGTGGGCGCCGACTGGGCCGAACGCCTGCCACCCAATAACGTCCTGGTCGACGCCTCACCCGCCGAGAACGCGGTGGCCGATGAACTGGCCACCACCTGGCTACACCCGACCTGCGGCATATCGCCCTATTCGGGCGCCACCATCGGGCTATTCCCCTGGACGCTGGCCAAGGCCTACTTGTCGTCCCCGGCCGCGCTTGAGGAGACCATCGACAACCGGCTGCGTGGCCTGACCTCAGCTGAGCCGACGCAGGCCCGCGAGATCGCCGCGCTCACCAGGCTGCGAGAGCTCAATCAGCTGAGCTTCGATCATTCGGCGAAGTACCACAAGCTCGTCCACTACCTGCGTTCGATCGGTGTCGCCAAGAACTCACCCGAACGCGCCGTGGTGTTCTCCGAACGGGTGCCCACCCTGGGCTGGCTGCGCACCAAGTTCACCCATGACCTCAAGCTGAAACCCGAGCAGGTCGCGATCTTGCATGGCGGCATGACCGACCTCGACCAGCAGAACATCGTCGAAAGCTTCAAGCAGGCGTCCTCGCCGATCCGCCTACTGATCACCGGTGATGTCGCCTCCGAGGGTGTCAACCTGCATCTGCAGTGCCACGAGCTCATTCACTACGACATTCCCTGGTCGCTGATCCGCATCGAGCAGCGCAACGGGCGCATCGACCGCTACGGGCAGCGGCATCGTCCGCAGATCACCACCTTGCTGCTCAACCCCAGCACCGAAGACTGGACCGGCGATATTCACGTACTGCAGTTGCTGCTGCAAAAAGAGCAGCAGGCCCACCAGGCGCTCGGTGATGCCGCCAGCCTAATGGGGGAGTACTCCGCGACCGCCGAAGAAAACGCCATCCGCGATGTACTGGCCCACCGCAAGAACTTCGATGATGTGGTCAAAGACCCCGCCGATCTCACCGGCGACCCGGACGACTCGCTGGCCGCCTTCCTCGATCTGATCGGTTCCGACTCGGTCGAGGCCACTTCGACTGAGCGGAAGCCACCAAGCCGCGACCCGCTCTACCCGAAGGCCGTCGATTTCCTGCGTGAGGCGGTCGAGGACTACTACCAGGGCAATCAATCCAAGGCCCCCGGCGACGCTGGCGCGGGAGGCATCTCATGGAAAGAATTCCCGGCCGAGCATCTGGTGGAGTTCGTGCCGCCTGCCGATCTGAGGGCCCGGCTCGAGGTATTGCCCGACTCCTACCTCAGGCAGCGTCACGTGCTGCAGAGGATCAAGCTGGCCACCACGAAGTCAGAGGCCGACCGACTACTCAAGAACGCTCTGAACGACGAGAACGGATCGAGCTGGCCGGAGGCGCACTATCTCGGCCCGCTACATCCGGTGCTCGACTGGGCGGCCGACCGCTGTTTGGCGGCACTATCGCGCAACGAGATCTTCGCGGTGCGCGGCGCCGTGCAGCATCCGAATGTGCTGACGGTCGGCACCATCACCAATAAACGCGGCCAGGTGATCTCGGCGGTGTGGATGTCGGTGATGTTCAATCCGGACGACTTCTTTGTCTCGCCGGTCATTCACGATTCGAGTTTCGCGATGTTCAGGGCCATGGGCCTGGATGGTGATCTCAACAATCCAGGACCGGTCGCAGGCATCGACGACCTGCAAGAGCTGATTTCGCGCGCCGTGCGAAAGGCTGCTGACTATCTCGAATACGTTGGGCAGGCCTCCATGGACGACACCCAGCATAGGGTGCAGGCCTGGAATCAGCAGATCGAGACCTGGTCGGCGCAGGCGGCACAGCTGCCGCTTATCGGTTCGATGAAACGCAGACGGATGGCCGTCGAGCAGGAGCGGGAGCTGATCGCACAGATGTCTCCCGACCGCAGACTGGTTCGTCCGCTGCTGGTGGTGGTGCCGGCGAATACCCCGGTGGAAGGTGGCAATTAGATGGCCAGCAGCGATGCATTGCGGGTTGTCGAGGACTTCGTGGCCGAGCACTATTTCACCTCGGACGCCACGAATGAGACCTTTCACAAGCGGGTGATCGAGCGCCGCAAGGTGTGGGACGCCACGTCGGAAGACACCTCGCGTTCCCGACTGACGGCCGCGCACGGCGATCTGCTGACCGCAATGGCCGGACTGTATCCGGACGCCACCAGCGGTGAGGCCGGTAACAATGGCCGACAGCTGGTCGACGACGATCTTCGTCCGAAAGTCGCCGATCTGTACGGGAGGCTTCGTCACGTCCTTGGTTTCGGCACCGGTGAGTTCCATCATGAGACTTCCGGCCCGGTGCACCGCTACGCAGCCCATGGGGTGAACGAGTTTCCGCTGGCCATCGTGGACGCGGTACCCGTGCCTTCGCTGGAGGATCTGTTCATCAAGGGTGCCCCGACCCTGCTGACGCCCTGGCTGCCGGACGATGAGCCCGGAACCAAGCAGGTTCGCTCGGTCTCCGAGGCGTTGTCCGCGCTGTTCGTGGAGCGCGACGCGACCCCGCCCGCCGAGTTCGCGCTGGTGCTCGCCGGACGCTGGATCATCGTCACCGAGGCGGCACGCTGGCAGCAGGGCCGCTATCTCGGTGTCGACCTGCAGACCGTGCTCGACCGCAACGAGACCAAACGCGGCGGCGAAGTCGATACCGCGTTGTGCTGCATCGACGCCGGTTCGCTGGGTCCCGACGAGGCTGGTGCCATCTGGTGGCGCGACACCCTGGACGACTCGGCCCGGCACACCGTCGGGGTCAGCGCCGACCTGCGCGAAGGCGTGCGAACCTCGATCGAGATCATCGCCAACGATGTGGTCAACCGCCGCCGCAAGCTAGGTCTGCCCCCGCTGCCCGACAACCAGGCGCAGCCGCTGGCGAAACAGTCGCTGCGATTCTTGTACCGGATTTTGTTCCTGCTCTATGCAGAGGCCTCCCCGCAACTGGGCATCCTGCCTCTCGGCGCACCCGAATACGAGGCCGGGTATTCCATCGACCGGCTGCGCGACCTCATACAGGTGAAACTCACCAGCACCAAATCCCGTCAGGGCACCCATCTCTACGATTCGCTGGGTGTGCTGTTCCGGCTGATCGACCAGGGCCACGGCTACGCCACCCGCGTCACCGACTCCGGTTTCCCCGACCCCGCCCTGGACGAGCCGACTGACGAACTCGGCTCCGGGGCCGCAACGCACGGCCCCGACGAGACATCCGGCGAAACCGCCACCGGTCGGGCCGAATCGTCCCCTGAGCATGCCAGAGGGCCAGCATCCACCATGGATTGCCCTCGGCAAGCAGTGCCTCCACATCCCCGCGCGGCCTGACCCAGGGAGGATTCCCGACCTGGAGGTCGAAACCGCCCCTACCGAAGACCGGGGCGAGATTCAGTTCCCAGTGGAAGAAGCCTTGCTGGGCCGCCACGTTTTCGCATACCTGCAGCCAGGGGTGCGCCTCGATCACCTGGGATACGTGGTCGGCGGCACCCGCACCGGCCAGCTGGAAGTTCTCCTGATCGGCCAGCGCCTGCCACGCGTTCGCCGGGGCGAGCTGATCCTGGTCGTCCGAAACCATCCGGCCGCGAGACTTCGCCTGCTGGTGAGTGCCGAGAATCTGCTCACAGCACTCGATCCACTCCCCCAAGCTGGGCGGCTTCACCTGAACTTGCGTGAGCGGCCAGAACCACAGTGCACACCAGGCGTCCATCACCCGGTGCAGCCGCCGATACGCGCCATCCGGGTCGGCCAGCGACTGCTCGATCTGTTCCCGGGTCACATACCTCGCCGGAGTGTCATCCTGGGCCTGGCCCCACAGCCCGATGGTGCGCCTGGTCTGCTGATCGGCGATCACCAAACGCCGGTAGGCCATCGTCCACAATTCTTCGACCTGATAGCCCAGCGCGACCAGCCGGTTGATCTCACCGTTCGAGGGCTTGACCCTGACCTTTTTCCGCCAATCCTTAAGGGCCTTCACTCGGTCGGGAACCAGCTTCTTCGCTTCTTTGGACACAGCGGTAGAGCCCCAGCCCTCGGCGGGCAGCAGCCAATGCGGCACCAAACCCTGAGCCTTGGTCTGGGTCGGTGAATCGTCCCGCACTTTTTCGGCGATGTCGGTAAGCGGCACATCGGTGGCGGGTTGGTTCAGCCACGACTTGTCGGCGAGCTGATCCCTGCGATAGCAGGCCCTTCTGGCGCCGATCAGCGAATTACCGCGGCGCAGATGCAGCCCGAACCACGGTGCCTGCAGGCCCTGGGTCATGGTGTCGAGCCACAGGGTGATCTCGGCGAACTCCACCGCGGCCTCGTTGAGGTCGACACCGTACACCTGGTGCAGCGCGATCGACGCCTTGACCTTCTGCAGTTCGGCGGGGCGATCCTCCGGATCGACCGTGCGGCCCAGCTCGTGCTCCTTGCGGGTGAGGTATTGCTCGGCCAGCTGCCTGGTGGCCTCGATGGCGAATGCGCCCGAGCCGAGCGCCGGCTCGCAGATCGTGAGATCGAGGATCTCGTCGGCCGGGGTGGTTACGCCGTCCTGGTCGAGCAGTTCGTCCAGCGCCTGCCCGACGGTAAACCGGGTCAGCACCTCCGGGGTGTAATACGAGGCGGACTGCTGGCGTTCCCGGCCCGACAGCCGGAAGACGAATTCGCCGGTGCCGTAGCGCCGGGGCGCCCGCTCACCGGTGTCCGGGTCTTCGACGGTGACGAAATCCTTCTGCTCGATGTCACCTGCCCGGTCGACCGGCACCACCCACGATCCCTCGCTCAGGTCGCCGTCGTGGGCCACCTCGTAGAGCTCCTGGGAGGCGACGAAGCCGGTGTAGCTCATCAGGCCCTCGTAGACCGCGCCCAGCTGGTTGATGCCGAGCTCGACGTAGCTGATGAAGCCGCGCTCTCGTCGGTTCTGCTCCTTGGTGAGCAGCAGCCGGGACAGCACCTGCTGCAACGCCCGGTTGCCCAGCAAGCCCTCCGAGGCTGCGAAGTCCGAAAAGCGCGAATCAACGCTGTCGTTGCCCGGCATGGTCGATGCCGTGCTGGACGGTACCGGCGATGTCGCTGGGCTCGCCGCCTACGTCGGTGATGCCACTAATTACCCGTTGCTCGCCGGTCTGCAGCCCGACCTCTATCGCTGCTTCATGGCCCAGGTTTGGGCCCACCAATCCGGGCGCGGCATCTCGTCGCTGGTGCACCCCGAGACCCATTTCACCGACGAGAAAGCGGGAAGACTCCGCGAGAACACCTATTTCAGGTTGCGTCGTCATTGGCAGTTTGAGAATCAGTTGAAACTGTTCCATGAAATCGGCAACCTGATCTCTTATGGCGTGCATGTTTATGGTGCTCCGGGCACTGTTGCGTTCGATCACGCGACTGCGCTCTACCACCCGGCAACTATCGTGAGTTCCTACCGGCACAATGGTGATGGGGACGAACCGGGCTTCAAATTTGACGGACATTGGGACACCAGGCCGCATCGAGCGCGAATTCAGCGCGTGACGGACGAGACCCTCGCACTCTGGCGCGACGTGCTTGAATCTCCAGGCAGTCCGCTGCAGCACACCCGAATGCTTTATACCGTGAACCGAGGAGTCTCCGATGTCCTGACTCGCGTCGCTCGCGCTGATCGCATCGGATCCCTCGATCTGCATTTCTCACGTGGCTGGGACGAATCCATCGACCGCAAGAAGGGGTACTTCGTAAAGAGGTGGGGCGCACCGGAGACATGGAGAGATGCCATTTTGCAGGGACCGCACCTATTTGTCGCGAATCCCATGTATGAGTCGCCAAATAGGGGGCTAAAGAGCCACAGAGACTGGTCGCATGTTGACCTAGAGCAGTTAGCGACCGACGCAGTACCGACAACGGGCTACAAACCCGCTGGTGACCGTGCCAGATATGACCGGGACTACACCCACTGGTCCGACAACCCCGACCCCGCGACCGCCGGTTTTGGTTCGAGCGAGACCTATTGGGAGAACGAGCCAGCCCGGGATCACTACCGAGTCGCCTGGCGCAGTATGGCAAATAACACCGGAGAGCGGACCCTGATACCCGCGATAATTCCGCCGGGCTCTGCGCACCCAAACGGTGTGTTCTGCGTTGGAGCACATTCGAACCAAGAACTCGCGTTGGCCGCAGGCGCTGTCAGCTCGCTGATTTCAGATTTCTCTGTGCGGGCATCACCCAAAAGCGGCATCTATCAAGGTGTATTTGAACGCCTCCCGCTCCCACCCCTTAATCACCCGCTGATCCCTGCCTTGATCCTGCGCACTCTGAGGCTCAACTGCCTGACCAGCGCCTACGCCGACCTCTGGTCCGACTGCTTCGACCCTGCCTTCCAAGCCGATTCCTGGACCAGCACCGAGCACACTGTCACCGAGCTGGGCGATGTCTCGTCCGAATGGAACAAGACGACCCCGCTGCGCCGGGACTCGGATCGTCGCCAGGCTCTGGTGGAGATCGACGCACTGGCGGCGCTGATGCTGGGCATCCCCGCCGAGGAATTGTGCACGGTCTACCGAACTCAGTTCGGGGTGCTAAATGAATACGACACCGGGATTGGAAAGTCGAAGTACATCTTCGACCGCAACGGCCGGATCATCCCGAACACCGTCTACGCCACCTGGAAGAAGAAGGGCGACGCCATCACCGGGGCCGAGCGCACCGCGACCAACGCGTCGGGGCGCACCTACATCTATGAGCTGCCGTTCATCACCTACGACCGGGAGGCCGATATGACGACGGCCTATCACGAGTTCGAGCGCAGGCTGGAAGCCGTCGGCGGATACGAGCCCGAATCATGAGCAAGTTACTACTGCGCACAAAAGCTCGCGCCCTGCGTGACCGGTATCTCGGGTCCGCTTTGCGACTACCTCGCTGTGTGTACGCCCCGACACCGGCGAAAAGCAATTTGGTAGACGCCCAGGATTTAGGTTTCTGTGCGAGCCATGCACCAGTACAAGAGAGACCCGCTCCATGAGTGAACTGCTGCCACCCACGCAGGCCAGGGCGCTGCAATCCGGACTGCTGGAGTATTTGACCACGACCTTTGCGCTGGCCGACGGTGATGCCCAGACCGCGCTAAGGGAGTTTCTCACTGACCCGGACAGCGGCCTTTTCAAGGGGCCTTATCTGCGCACGTCGCTGCCGTTTCGTGCCGCGCCCCGCCGCTCGGCAGACGGTCTGTCGTGGACCCCACCAGGTTTCAGCCCCTACGGGCATCAGGCCGCAGCGTTCGCCAGGCTGAACTCCGCCGAGCGTCGTCCGCTGCCGACACTGGTCACCACCGGCACCGGATCCGGCAAGACCGAAGCATTCACCTACCCGGTGCTCGACCACATCGTCCGGGCGAAGCGTGCGGGGCAAACTGGTGTCAAAGCACTGTTCCTGTATCCGATGAACGCGCTGGCCACCGACCAGGCCTCCAGACTCGCGAAACTCATCTCGGCCACCGGCGAGAATCCGTGGGGCACCATCACCGCTGCCATCTACACCGGCGACCAAACCCACGAGCGCACCAAGGTCAGTGACCAGGGCCTGATCACCAGCCGCGAGGTGATTCGCTCCGCCCCGCCGGATGTACTGCTCACCAACTACAAGATGCTCGACCAGTTGCTGCTGCGAGAGGCGGACCAGCGCATCTGGGCCCAGTCCGCTGAGACCCTGCAGTATCTGGTGCTCGACGAGTTCCACACCTACGACGGCGCCCAGGGCACCGATGTGGCGATGCTGCTGCACCGACTCGGGCTGGCTCTCAAGTCGTATTGGCCCACCCGCGGCACCGTTGCCGACTCCCACTCCACAGATGAATGGTCCCGACCGCTGGGCCGCATCACTCCGGTGGGCACGTCAGCGACGCTGGGCGGAGGCACCGATGCGGGGCTTGCGCAGATGGTCGATTTCGCCACCACCATCTTCGGCGAACCCTTCGACCGCGACTGCGTGGTCACCGAATCACGCCGCGACATCGCCGAATGGACCGGTGACGCGACAAAACGAGTCGAGGATCGGGGACTTCGCCCGGTCATCGTCACCACTAGCGGTGCCGCGGGGATTCACCAGCTCGCCCAGGCCGGTGGCCTAGATGCCCAGGCACTGTGCCACCGCGTGCTCGTCGCAATGTATGACGCGGCCGATCAAGAAAACCCGGCAACCTTCCCGAACCCCGATGACCATGACGGACTGATCAACCTGGCGAAGGCGCACCCCCTCGTCCGGGCTCTGATCTCGAAGACCGCGGCAGCCACTCATATTGACCGGCTCGCCGATGACCCCGAACTGTTCCGCGGCGAAAGCCTTGACCCCACATCCCACCAGGTGCGCGCCGACTTCTTACTCGACCTTGCCTCGGCACTGGGGCACCTGCGCGCACTGCCCGACCGGCAGGCGGTGGGCACTGAGACCCATCTGTGGATCCGCGAGCTCTCCCGCATTGACCGATACGCGGGTACCCAGGTGCGGTACCGCTGGGCCGACGACGGCACCCCAGCGTCCGACATGGAAGACCCGACCGGCGCACAGCAAGAGTGGTTCCCGGCCCTCTACTGCCGGCATTGCGGACGCTCCGGCTGGGGAGTGCAACTGGCGAACACCGGCAGCGACCTGACAGCCGATGACGCCCACATCCGCCGCAACCATGCCAATCACTCCGGCAGATTCCGCGCTCTCATCAACGCCACCCGGGAGGCCGAAACCATCGATGAGACGGCCACCCACTCGAATGAGATCGACACGCGACTGATGTGGTTCCACACGCAGCATCGCCACTTCGAGGTGCAGCCGCCGGAACCGGACGATGACGACTACCGCGCCGGGCTCATCCTGCCGGTGCTGATGCTCACCGGGGACGATGCCGACCAGCGCTCCAAGAATGACGAATGCCCCTCCTGTGGCAAGCCCGACGGCATCCGCTTCCTGGGTTCGGCGATCGCCACTCTGCTCTCGGTGACCATGTCGAACTTGTTCGGCGCGGCAGGAATCGACCCGAGCGACAAGAAGGCCCTGGTCTTCGCCGACTCGGTGCAGGACGCCGCACACTACGCGGGATTCATCTCGGCCCGCTCACACTCCATCACCTTGCGGGCCGTGCTGCGCGAAGCTCTCGACGACGACGAGATAAAAACCCTGCCGGAGCTCACCGAGCGGGTGCTCGAACTGACCCGATCCGACAGATTCCGCCGCTACCGGATGCTGCCCGCAGAACTCGCCGACGACCCCGAGATGAAACCATTTTGGGCCTCACCCACCTGGAGTGGCATCCCCACAGCGATCCGCACCAAGGTACGCAACCGGCTCGCCTTCGACGCCACCTTGGAGTTCGGCCTGTCCGGAGGATTCGGGCGCACCCTGGAACGCACCGGATCGGTCTGGGCCACGGTCGGCACCCCATCGTCCGATGACCTGGCGAGCATCGCCCGGCAGACACTGGCCGAGATCGCGCAGGACAGGCTGGACGAACCTCTTACCGCCATACCGGACGACGAGCTCGTCGGATGGGTGCGGGGTGTGCTGGAGCGGATGCGCACCCAAGGTGCCATCGGGCACCACTGGTTCGATTCGTTCATCACCAACGACGGCAATCAGTTCTTCTTGTGGGGCGGCCGACCGCGCAATGTCGGGATGCCGGCCTTCCCAAAGGGCAGATCGATCCCCGGCTTCCCCTATGTCGGTGGCCCGAG contains:
- a CDS encoding type II toxin-antitoxin system VapC family toxin; this encodes MTSRPIVYVDTSALGALLIDQPESNALLRWLDQTSGTLVSSDLLETELRRLAVREDLDQSDATVLLDGVALAALDRAIYRNAGFLPMRYLRALDALHVEAAIRLNADAILTYDHRLRDAAQSIGLDVISPGSED
- a CDS encoding SNF2-related protein, coding for MSVSTDLDVAPGSIIQVRDEEWLVTSVDSTADGQLLQVTGTSELVRGTTANFYPSIDRVVPLNPADARVIADASPHYRKARLWLESTIRKTATPANLPDMVVSDGALADPLPYQHTAVEKALDPNHLRTRILLADAVGLGKTLEIGMILSELIRRGRGERILIVCPRHVLEQTQNEMWSRFDIPFVRLDSLGVQRVKQKIPANRNPFTFYKRVIISIDTLKQDRFAGDLRKHHWDIVVIDESHNVTNSSSKNNSLARVLAPNTDAMILASATPHNGKKESFAELIRLLEPTAVSPAGDLNPDDLKSLVVRRHRNSDEVASVVGADWAERLPPNNVLVDASPAENAVADELATTWLHPTCGISPYSGATIGLFPWTLAKAYLSSPAALEETIDNRLRGLTSAEPTQAREIAALTRLRELNQLSFDHSAKYHKLVHYLRSIGVAKNSPERAVVFSERVPTLGWLRTKFTHDLKLKPEQVAILHGGMTDLDQQNIVESFKQASSPIRLLITGDVASEGVNLHLQCHELIHYDIPWSLIRIEQRNGRIDRYGQRHRPQITTLLLNPSTEDWTGDIHVLQLLLQKEQQAHQALGDAASLMGEYSATAEENAIRDVLAHRKNFDDVVKDPADLTGDPDDSLAAFLDLIGSDSVEATSTERKPPSRDPLYPKAVDFLREAVEDYYQGNQSKAPGDAGAGGISWKEFPAEHLVEFVPPADLRARLEVLPDSYLRQRHVLQRIKLATTKSEADRLLKNALNDENGSSWPEAHYLGPLHPVLDWAADRCLAALSRNEIFAVRGAVQHPNVLTVGTITNKRGQVISAVWMSVMFNPDDFFVSPVIHDSSFAMFRAMGLDGDLNNPGPVAGIDDLQELISRAVRKAADYLEYVGQASMDDTQHRVQAWNQQIETWSAQAAQLPLIGSMKRRRMAVEQERELIAQMSPDRRLVRPLLVVVPANTPVEGGN